The window GAACAGCAAACATGATATCATCTCAAATCCTGTGGAGTCTAATGCATTTCTAGTTACGTTGAGTGAAATAAAGCAAGCTTTTTAAGGCATCCAAGTTGAGCTCCGCAGTTGGCCAGACTGGGCCTTTCTCTCCCCTGGTAATGActtgtcatgtttacaaacccGTGTAGATTTCAGTTGGCTCTCCACACTGTTTTGGATTCAGATTTTTTCCTCCTAAAAGAGCAACATGGAATGTAGGCAACCCAATGCTTGCTGGCAAACTGTCAAGAATTAAGTGAAAATTGGCTTAAGTCACTGAGCCGACTTGATGTCCTCAGAGCTCCTCTCGTGAGGCCAATCCACCTACTGCCCTTGGGGAATCAACCACGATATCTGATGTTCGGCACTGGGacagggccaaggccaggcccTTGTCTaccaggatacttcaaaaagcttatagaaaagtggaattaggggCTAGCACCATTGCgctgtgggctaagccaccacctgtgatctGGCATTCCatgagagtgctggttccaatccTCACTGCtctactcccagtccagctccctgctaatgcacctggtaaaacagactaagatgacccaagtgcctgggctcttgctacccatgtgggagactggatggagttccaggctcctgtgaaCCCCACTAGTGTGTCCCTGTTTGAGGCCCATCCACTAGTCCAGAGATTTTCACCTCTAAACcctgaaggaaaaataataatacaatccACATTTGGGCTGGGAGCCTGGTGCAGCAAATGCCTGAGGGCTGCCTATTTGTTTCTATAAACTACATCCCATCCCCAGTGAGGTTTTATGTTGCTAACACTCACGCACATGGCCTGTGCTGTCGCTAACCTGGTGCAAGGATCAGGTTGCAACCTGAAGCTTCTATTTCTTCAGGTCCATCGCAGGAGCGGGGGGAGTCCTCCACCCGAGCTAGTCAGTCATCTTTGGCAGGAACTCCCTTCATGTCTCTAACTCTCtagctgtaaaatggggacaatggTTGCCTTAAAAAGCTGTGGGCTTTGGATATTTTATTATCAGTGTTTAGAACAATGATGCTGAGCcatttctatgtcttcttttCAGAAATGTCTATCCAGGTCCTTTGACCGTTAGTAATTGGCGCATGCTTTGTTTCTATGAGTTGTATAGTTCCCgcatattttggatattattaGATGTATGCTTTGCAaaaatttttctcccattctgtaggtttttctctttgctctgttAATCATTTTCTTGGCTGTGCTGAAGCTTTTCCGTTTgtctattttatcttttgttgCCTGGACTTTTGGGATTAGAGCCATAAAACCATCACCCAGATTAACGTTATAGAACTTGCCCCCtctattttcctctagtaattgagatcttagatttaagtcttcaatgcatttttatttttgcaaatggCATGTGGCAAGGGACCAATTTCATCCTTCAGCATGTGGACATTCATTTCTTCTCAGCAGCACTGAGTGAAGAGACCGTCCTTTCCTGTGTGTTCCTGGCCTCTCTGTCGATGATCCATTGACTGGTAAATGCTcaggtttatttctgggctgttttcttctgttccattgttttATACCTCAACTGCAGGCTCCCTAACTTCTCTGCAGTTTTCGGACTCTCAGTGTAAagacataaaaagaaagaaaaagaaaagcaagctgTTCGCTAAAACAAAAACTTCACCTATCTGGAACACGACCTCTTAAACTCAAGGCTGTTAACACTGTGGCTGATCAAACATGTTTAGACTTGAGCTCTATTGAGTCATAGCATATTGAATGTAGGAAATACTGTTAGTTTATAAATCGGGCCTGTTAGTAAATTGTGAagcaatttgttttgttttggtccttttttctatttttccgaAGTATGCACGCTCTGAAAATCTTTAGGGTGGGGAAGAAAACAATTTAGTCCATTTGCCTTCCAAGTCGATTCCAGTAAGATgcctctgatttttttctcagactcaaagctgtttttttttatttttatttttctcatatcaTTGCTAAGACTACAACATAAAGAtgcctccatttttattttttccttcacagATATCAAAGCTCCTGGGCTGCAAGGGAGGGAGCGTCCCAAGGCCCAGAATCGGCCTCTTCCTGTGTGATGCTGTGTAAGTGACCTCCCCTCACTGTGAGGCTGTGGATGGGTCTATGATCTGAACAGCCAGCACCATCTGCTAAGACCCCACCATAGTAAAATCCCACATAAGATGGCATGATTTTATACTTCTGGCACTGAAAGAAAATGCCAGAAAATTCTTCACTTGCTGCAGAGTTTCTATCAAAtgctgaatgaaatgaaaacaagagGAAGTCCTATAATTCAAACACACTGGTGTCCACCCCAGTGCCTCAGTGTGTGTGCAAGAGTTAAGTGGGcctctggctggcgccatggctcactaggctaatcctctgccttgcggcaccagcacaccaggttctagtcccggttgaggtgccggattctgtcccggttgcccctcttccaggccagctctctgctgtggccagggagtgcagtggaggatgacccaagtgcttgggccctgcaccccatgggagaccaggataagtacctggctcctgccatcggatcagcgccgtgcgtgggctgcggcggccattggaggatgaaccaacggcaaaggaagacctttctctctgtctctctctctctcactgtccactctgcctgtcaaaaaaaaaaaaaaaaaaaagtgggcctcTATAAACCTAAGAGGGATATACCCTGAAACCACAGCATTCTGCATTTCTCTGTCAGTGAAAAACTGATATTTGAACCATACAAACAGCCCCATAAAGTCTATTTGAGACAGAATCAAATATGTGATAATATATCAAAACTGAGAAACACAAAAAAGCACTTGGTTGAAGAGATAACTCacagcattttatttaaattaatccATTTCTTTCAATAACCTGATAGCACGGTCCCCAGCACCACCAATATTAGtcattattatttctctttggaAAGGACTTCTTAAAAACTGGGTTTGATTTCCATGATGCTTAACTCCATGGTCAAAAATGGGGTTCCTTAGTGAAAAGCAACTCATAATCACAAGAGAACTAGAGAAAAACTTTAAGACAAATACCACCAGAAACAATTCATAGTccgtattcttttttctttaaaagacagagcaagcaagacagcaatcttccatccactggttcactcttcaaataaccacagtggctggggcggggacaagctgaagccaggcccagaacttcttttgggtctcccacgaggctgcaggccaaggacttgggccatccactgctgctttcccaggcacattattagcagagagctggatcagaaacagagcagttgggtctggaaccagtgcccatgtgtgatGTGGAGGTTTAACGTGCTATGCAACAGGGTCGGTGGCCCCAGTCCATAATCTTTTATATTGTGGTTTCAATTGGAAGCTCTCTTTTGGGGGAGGTAGTTGTTTCTCATAAATGTCTGCTTAATACAAATAACTTGCCCCCTCCCCATATTATGGAAGGGGTATGAAGACTAGTCCAAAGAGAACAAGTAAGCCATCCTCTAGGGAAGGAGGCCTAATGGCTCCTAATGGTGACAGAGTCATCCCACCAGTCAACAGTAGTAAGATATATCCACCAGAATGGAAGACACTAACTTGATGGATAAACCGTGAGCTAGACTCTTCAGAGCTGGAGGAAGACACTTGGAGTCTGGAGACAGTGATGGAGAACATGAAAGCATGAAAAAGAGACAGGTTTCCCACCAGGAGTCTCACCAAGCGGTGACACAGTCAGCCAAAGGTCTTGCGGCTGTCTTTTGAGAGGACAGTGTATGCAATGAGTCCTGTAGTTTTCACATAAAAATTGGAATGATAATGAACGAGTAGAAAGTGAAGTCAGCAATCAACACTGGTCAAACAACTCCGTGCACGGCAGGGGGACAGGTAAGGTGGGGGAAGTAGAGCTAAGCTGCACCCTGAGCTGGAGCAGCAATCAACCCCTGCGAGCCACAGGGCACCGTGTCCCGGGGTCCAGTGTAGGGAAAGGACACTTCGGTCAGCAGCAGGGAAGGCCACCAGCCCTGATTCTCAGCGTGCCTCTATGTGATCACTCAGTCTGCCCGTTCCaacttccttatttttctctgtaatttgagaaacagaagtttgaaaGGGTAAGATTCTGCCTTAGAGGTGCCTAACAAATGTATAAGGAACTGATGTATTGTAGAAGTGTCCCTACCTCTTGgtccagaaagatggagagaatttAAGGGAAGGAGAGCTAACATGGTGGTAGTGCGGCCAAGATGTTTTAACAAGAAGGAAAGGAGCAAAGAAAAACCAACAAGCAAATCTAGCAAGCGTGTGTCTCAGCCCAGATGACAGCAGAGCCCACAATGCCAGAGGCCCTTAAGAAGGTGGGGGGGAAGCCCTCTTCTGTGCTGAGTATGCAGAGCTGAAGGCTAAAATCTTTTCCTAGTTCCTTAATTTACTTGTAAACTTGTATTTACTTTTCCTATTTCCTTGTTAACTAACTGGTCTATTCAAGCTCAACCACAGCATATTATACGAAAAATGAGTAACTGCAGGGTCCTAGATAGCTTTGAGGGAAACTTTTtacaaaacagaaatatcattGAGTGAAAATGGCAGTCCCCGTCACCCTGGAAAGGTGTCTGAATTAAGTAGAGGAAACTTCTGTATATtggcttttaattttgtttttggcgCTTTGGTCTGTAAGCAATCAAGATGGAAAGAGATGCTATCCCAAAGAAGAAAGTCTGTAGGAACCAGAGTAGCTGAGCCCGACCATTTGTGATTCCTttatacctaaaaaaaaaaaaaaaaaaagtacaaaatataaGCACCATAATTTTGATCTTATGGTTTCACAGGaagcattgtttatttatttatttatttgacaggcagagtggacagtgagagagagacagagagaaaagtcttccttcctctgttggttcaccccccaatggccgctgcggtgggcgcaccgcgctgatccgaagccaggagacaggtgcttctcccggtctcccatgtgggcgcagggcccaagcacttgggccatcctccactgcactcccgggccacagcagagagctggcctggaagaggagcaaccaggactgaaccGGCGCTCAGACTGGGGCCAGAATCTGGggcaccggcaccgcaggcagaggattagcccagtgtgctgcggcgctggccttattcttttttaatttttatactttttctatACTTCCATCTGTCTACCACCTCCCCACCCTGGTTTTTTAACTTAAAGgggcaatttattttttctcttccttgcttCCTAATAAATGTATTTAGGATGGTACACTATTCCTTGGAACTAGTCTGGCTACTGTCCAGGTAGAGCAGGGTAGAGCATTATAACACGGTTTCTCATGAGATGACTGGAAAGGAGATGGGCACTGGTATGGCTTCAGAGCAAGTGTCTGAAGATGTGAAGATTTGTACCAGATGTGAATCCCAGCATGGCCACCGCCAGCTGTGTCCTGGGCACATCACTAGTAGCTCTCAGAAACAGTATTCTCATGTGAAAAACAGTCATAGTAGTAGTATCTGTCCCACTTGGTTTATGAGATATATACACAAAGTGCTTAGGAAAGAAACTGGAACATAGTGTTACTATACAGTCATTCAACTGTCTGAAAGCTCAACAGAAAATGATTCAGCTTAAGTGAATGGCTTGCTGCAGGCTCATGTGTATGGAATTAAGTCTCACTTGCATAAACCTTTTATTCAAAGCAAActctatatgcatatatacaaatggttttttttctatcaataaatgaaaggagaaagattatacattttaataatgcaaaaaataggggtcagtgctgtggcatagtgggtaaagccgctgcctgcagagctgctttcccatacgggcacaggtttgagtcccgactgctccacttcagatccagctctctgctgtggcctgggaaagcagtagaagatggcccaactccttggacctctttacccatgtgggagacccagaagaagttcctgtcctggctttggatagcccagctccagctgttgtggccaactggggagtgaatcagcggatggaagactctctctctctctctgcctctctttctttttctgtgtaactctgactttcaaataaactaataaatccaaaaaaatgcaaaaatatctgATAAGTTTCAACATCCATTCTTCAAAGTTCTTAGCAGACTTAGATATACAGTCGAACATCCTCATTTTGACAGAGGAGATCTATAAAACTCTAGAATAAACATGATGCAAGGACACTGACAGCTTGGCGATCAGGAACCAGGCATCATGTCCACTTCTAGGCAACATGCACTGGAAGTATGAGTTAGTACAACAGggaagaaacacaaagcaaagggactgaactgagaagaaaaaataaaactgtttctaGAGACACTTGAATGATGactagaaaactgaaaataatctaTAGATGAACtattagaattaataaatgaatttttaaggtTGCTACGTATAAGGTCAATATATAAAACTGACTATATGCATATATGCTACCATCAAACAAtgataaaatgaaggaaaagtcaCTTATAACAACATCTGAaagtacaggaagctggatattaACCAAATAAAGAATAGGAAAAACATCACAAAACTCTAAGGAAATGGAGACAAATCATTTTTCCTGGTTTAGAAGACTTAATAACGGAAATATGCCATTCTGCTACAAATTAATTCATATGGTCAATCTAATAAAAATGCCAACAGATAAATTTTTCATCTTTGTAGCACATGACAATGCATAAGGCTGTGCAAAGGCCCAGGAACAGGTAACTCTGAACAAGGTGAGAGGACGTGCTCCATCAGGTGTCAGTGATTACAAAGCTACTACTGTAAGATAATGTTATGCTGGCCCAAGACAAAGAagcaaaccaacagaaaagaacagTGAGTTCAGAAACACAGACATATATGTGGCTATAAGCCACAGCACATTAATGAAGAGTGAAAGTCTCAAGAAGTGGCTTGGGGAAAACAGGGCATCCATATAGAAATATCAAGATAATGTTGAATACTTGTCTCTCACAAAAAGTCAGTTCCAggtagattaaagacctaagacCCAGGGAGTAGACATTTAGCCCAGTGATAAAAAATCTgcctcccacatcacagtgctgatTGCTCAAGCAGTAGGGTCCctgccttgtgggagacctggattgcaaagGCAGACCTGGATTGCTTTCCTGGAGCCtaactttggccctggcccagctccagctactggaGATATCTGGAGCATGAGTGAGTGGAGTggagttctctctctcaaataaaactaaacaatcattaacaaaagaaaaatgttttttaaagttaaatattcACTGCTAGTTTAGCTAAATGAATTCTGGAATATACAACTAGAGGAAtagtttccaaaatttaaaactattcaccaaactttataaaaaattattttatttgaaataaaggcagaaaggctgagagggagagagagaaagaaactgatttcctacctgctggatcactctcaaatgccaccaacagccaggactggagcaggctgaagccaggagctgagaactcggTCAGTatctgggtctgtcacatgagtggtagggacccatgggcttgaggcatcatctgaggcctctgagggtgtgcatcagcaggaaattggaattaagaccagagccaggatctgattcctggcactttgatataggatgggGCTGTCCCATgtagcatcattttttaaaaaaagtatttatttgaaagtcagagttacacagagagaggagaggcagagaggtcttccatccgatggatcactcctcaattggctgcaacggctggagctgcaccgatccgaagccaggagccaggaacttcctccgggtctcccacaaggacttgggccatcttccactgctttcccaggcccgagcagagagctggatgggaagtggaggagccaggactccaaccagcacccatatgagacgccagcattgcaggtctcggaggctttacctgctacaccacagtgtcgtcCCTCAAGTAGCATCTTCACTGCAGGGCCAAGTGCCTGCCTtcaaggttattttaaaaatatggcaggggaaaaaaaaaaaaaaaaacatggcggggccggtgctgtgtccctgctgctccacttcccatccaggtctctgctatggctgggaaagcagtagaagatggcccaagtgcttgggcccgcacccgcatgggagacccggaagaagctcctggttcctttttttggatcagtgcagtactggccattgcagccaactggggagtgaaccagaggatggaaaacccccccctctctctctgtgtctgcttctctctctgtgcaaatctttcatataaatacaataaatctttaaaatgaaatacaaaaaaaataaaaacatggcaAAGTGCTTAAGTGTATGATTATTGCAGATATAAAGTCAAACATATAGTCCAATCTTATCTCTGgttaaaagaaattcagaaaggtatgtatttttaaaacatgggatTTAAGAGACTATATTATAGCCTGATTGTGTCCTTGAGCTTCTGCTTAGGGACTGGCACATGGAGAGTGCTTAGTAAATGTTAGTTTCCTGCCACCTCCAAGGTTATTTCTGTATCTACATACAGCACAAAGTACTCTTTCCTACAGGATGATGACTGGATTAAAAGTTAACAGGTATGGATTAAAACAAAAGGgaactcaacaaaatattacaagTAGTTATTCCTGGGCAGTAGGATTTGGGAAGCTCCAAAGTTATACCATGTCTTCATGTATTCTTGCATTCaaatttatttactctttcaTTGATCTCACAAATCAAAAGGAGTATTAATTCTGATTTATAGTGAGCTATGGCACATTCTAACACGTTAGATCCTTAAAGGACCGGTTTTAGGAACACAGTAAGAGAGACGCAACCTCCCTGGGCttgttctccttctcccttcaaaGAAGTGTACAACACAACACAGTCTTTTGGTTTTCATTAGAGGCTCCAAATGCCAGTCACTAGAGCTGTCAAgctgtggggctgggccaaacacaTGTCCTCAGCTAAGACCTCAGGGAGGCCCAAGAGGCCACTGGGAAGGAGTCTCAGAACGCTTGGGCATTTCCTACCACAGTCTCAAGCCCAGAGAACAGTTTCAACAAAGCCACCTGGAAATCCCCTTGCACTCTGGCAAAGGGCGACTGTGTCACTCCAAAGCACAGAGATGGGTTCAGCCTGCCCAGTGGGAGAGCAAAGGAACAGGACTTCCCTGAGGACCCCACTAGCAGACGGTCCCGGAGGGGAGAACAAATTGTCCAAAAGTACAAAGAATCTTTTTCAGTACTCTCACATAGTAGTCACCTACAGTAGCATCTGCTGAGTAGGGTCTGTTTGGGGGCTTTTAACTTGCATTTAGCTCCAGAATTACCTGCAGACCTTCCAGAAAGAACAGACTTGTAGGTCTGAAGCAAGACCTGCCAGATCAATTTTTCTGGTGGAAACCAGACATGTACAGTGAAACAGCTCCTCAGGTGGTTCACTGTGGCATCAAGATAGGAGATTACCGGCCTAGGAAAGTAACTCAGCTCTTTCGCACACTAGGAGGCAGACTCCTAATCTTTTGTTCTAGGTGCTGCTGTACAgacaattaaaaaaagttaaaaaaaaaaaataacagtcaGCCTAATGCACTAACGGAGTAAATAATAACTACCACAAACTAAATGGACTCACTCACCGAACATTTACTGAGTATTCCTGCGTCAAACCCAGCATCAGGCATGGGTACTCCACACTACCTCAGAGTGCTCTCAGCCTAGGCGTGCATGAATTATTTAAATGTGGTGGCTCAGCTTCTACCAGATACCACGAGAAAGGTGACCAGGACCTAAATAATGACTTACTTGCACAGCACCATGGCATACAAGGACTCTGCCACGTGAATCATCCAGGCAAACCAATAcctgaaacaacaacaacaaagaggtTAAGTTGCCCTTGgcacaccagcatcctacattcAGGTGTATGATTCGAGTCTCGGtaactctgtttctgattcagcttctggccaatgcacaccctgacagacagcaggtgatggctcaagtacttggattcttgccatcacgtgggagacctgaatggagtttctggctctgcctttggcctagtccaactctggctgttgtgggcatcaggGGGAGCGAAATCAGTgtatggaaaatttctctgtatcaaagaaaaagaaaattttcataaggatttatttatttatttgaaaggcagggttacagagaggcagaggctgagagagaaagagcgaggtagaagccttccatgtgctggttcactctccagatacctACAATAGCTGAAACCGGGCCaatcacaagccaggagccaggagcttcttccaggtcccccacatgggtgtaggggcccaagcacttggccatcttctgctgctttcccaggccatagaagagagctggattggaagtacagcagccgggactcgaaccggcaaccataagggatgccgacactgcaggtggcggctttacctgttaatgCCGGCCCAAACCTATTTCTACAAGTCAGTCTAGTTTAAGGGGGGGATTGTCTGATGATAAAATCTAACAGAAATCTGGAAAGATTCCTAAACGTGAACTAGCGCCATTCTTCACTACCTAAAGGCAACTGCAGGCCTTCAAGGTCTCCAGCGAGACCAGCGTGTCGTTTCTGCAGCTCTCCTTACCCGTTGTGCAGGAGGGTGTGATGATGGTCCACCAGGTACTGAGTGAACGAGCCCAGGAGCCCAAGGCTCTCATAAGGGATGCTCTGCGGCCAGAGGACAACCCACTGAAAGAGaaccagaggcacagagaaaccaTTAGGGCACCTGAAGACCGGCAGGTAGGAAAGAACACTGATTCTACCAAAGTAACTACTGGGGAAACAGGGTCTGAAGGAGGGCACCTGAATCTCCCTCCTGTATTTCTAAAAAGCAGCTCCAATGGATGTGTGCCACAAAAAAACGAGGTGATGATCAGGCTCCGTGCACTGGCGGAGCGGATCCGATTTTTCATGAATTCCACCCCAAACATTATTTCCTAGACTTGTAGGAGTCTGCGTGCTTTGGCCAGCTTCTGTCCTGCAAATGGTGGCTTGGGCTCAATCTCGCAGTTAGAATCATGCTCTTCCACTCTTGCACACCACGCAGACACACTCGGAAAATCAGACTCGCGAAGGATTAACAGCAACTCCTCGTTCATGTAAGGTTTTTGTGGTGACCTTACCAACTCCTCCTCAGGCTCTGTTACAAGCCTTTCTGTGAATCACTGTCAACCCCTCCAAAGTTTAGTGCTCCACTTAGATCTGCACCAAAGGCAACACTACTTCTCCCAGGATGCTGTTTAAAGCCCAATATTCCAATAAAGTATAACATATCACTGCGGCCTCCTAACCGCGcggtggagaggggctggcatctgcCAGTTCCACTAAATCCCAACTCGAATCTTCAGTTTCCCAGCTTGTGTGTTCGAACAGGGTCGCGGGATCCTGGCACAGAAAGGGCACTCGGGAAAACTAGAGTCCCACGCCTCCATCCTGC of the Oryctolagus cuniculus chromosome 15, mOryCun1.1, whole genome shotgun sequence genome contains:
- the LOC103352281 gene encoding transmembrane protein 254 isoform X5 encodes the protein MAMAMAMAAGNAAYFQRGSVFWLAVITLSFGYYTWVVLWPQSIPYESLGLLGSFTQYLVDHHHTLLHNGYWFAWMIHVAESLYAMVLCKYKGITNGRAQLLWFLQTFFFGIASLSILIAYRPKRQKQN
- the LOC103352281 gene encoding transmembrane protein 254 isoform X2, producing the protein MVLANSKDAKDATAYFRTASPLPSLVTGLGLGYFAWVVLWPQSIPYESLGLLGSFTQYLVDHHHTLLHNGYWFAWMIHVAESLYAMVLCNSLLIMCLGKQQWMAQVLGLQPRGRPKRSSGPGFSLSPPQPLWLFEE
- the LOC103352281 gene encoding transmembrane protein 254 isoform X3; this encodes MAMAMAMAAGNAAYFQRGSVFWLAVITLSFGYYTWVVLWPQSIPYESLGLLGSFTQYLVDHHHTLLHNGYWFAWMIHVAESLYAMVLCNSLLIMCLGKQQWMAQVLGLQPRGRPKRSSGPGFSLSPPQPLWLFEE
- the LOC103352281 gene encoding transmembrane protein 254 isoform X4, coding for MVLANSKDAKDATAYFRTASPLPSLVTGLGLGYFAWVVLWPQSIPYESLGLLGSFTQYLVDHHHTLLHNGYWFAWMIHVAESLYAMVLCKYKGITNGRAQLLWFLQTFFFGIASLSILIAYRPKRQKQN